One window of the Chitinophaga niabensis genome contains the following:
- a CDS encoding M16 family metallopeptidase: protein MKRRVLLLALATTSVFSLWEQPALAQKKAAPAVKKTGDVIPNDPDVKIGKLANGLTYYIRKNTEPKNRAVLYMALKAGSLMETDAQQGLAHFTEHMAFNGTKDFPKNELINYLQKAGVKFGADLNAFTAFDQTVYQLPIPTDSAALFRNGFKILANWAGYVSMEDSEIDNERGVIVEEDRQRGKNAQSRIQKELLPVLLKGSRYAERIPIGKLDIIQNFKHNEIKQFYKDWYRPNLQGVIAVGDFNVAEVEAMIKENFSALKNPANPKPVIKYDMPDNKDPLVKIVTDKEFPYNVAVVMIRHRGSVGKTTAEVKTGIINGMINSMVGSRINELKQKGTAPFVEGQFSYGAYQGGLIPGLEAASVVAVAKSGDELAKALTGMMTEAERMSQFGFTASELDIVKKNLEAGNEKSFKEKDKTASNAYVQAYLSNFLQGSPIPDATYRYEMVKRLLAEITLEDVNKKAKEMIKPENMMIIVQAPEKEKAKLPTEAQLLAAVKEAGKGVTAYVENKVDKPLLEKKPVAGKVVSEEKIEGIDVTKLTLSNGVKVYLKPTTFKNDQILFTSFAQGGTSLADDKEYMLVNYAGNIPSDGIGEFDNTQLRKLLAGSTANAGAYISDLYQGFSGSASPKDLETALQLVYARATNPRKDPVVFKQNLDDYKVMLQNADDNPESVYGDTINAVLSSNSIREKKPTAAELDAISLDKSFAFYKDRFADASGQTFVFVGNFEVDKIKPLLETYLGGLPAANRPEKYIDRGIKPLSGKVERTVKKGIEDKAQVKLYFHHDYQFSPENNLQLSALSDILEFKVLERLREKESGVYSPNVGVSYEKLPSPYYNLTISFSCATANVEKLIAAALDEIEKIKKEGATAVDVEKFKAESKRSMEVSLRENNFWLSYLSSKFRNNEDPLSVLKQNERLEQVTPESVKTAAQKYLGGADYFRAVLVPEK, encoded by the coding sequence ATGAAAAGAAGAGTTCTATTGCTTGCGCTTGCTACCACAAGCGTTTTTTCTTTATGGGAACAACCCGCCCTGGCACAGAAAAAAGCTGCGCCAGCAGTAAAGAAAACAGGGGATGTGATCCCTAACGATCCCGATGTAAAGATCGGTAAACTGGCCAACGGCCTCACCTACTATATCCGTAAGAACACGGAGCCTAAGAACAGGGCTGTGCTCTATATGGCCTTAAAAGCAGGTTCCCTGATGGAAACCGATGCACAGCAAGGGCTGGCTCACTTCACTGAGCACATGGCCTTTAACGGTACAAAAGACTTTCCCAAAAATGAACTGATCAACTACCTGCAAAAGGCCGGTGTGAAGTTTGGGGCAGACCTGAACGCCTTTACAGCTTTTGATCAAACAGTATACCAGCTGCCTATCCCTACAGATAGCGCCGCACTGTTCAGGAACGGCTTTAAGATCCTGGCTAACTGGGCAGGATATGTAAGCATGGAGGATAGTGAAATTGACAATGAAAGAGGTGTGATCGTGGAAGAAGACCGTCAGCGGGGTAAGAATGCGCAATCCCGTATTCAGAAAGAACTGCTGCCGGTATTGCTGAAAGGTTCCCGTTACGCAGAACGCATCCCTATCGGTAAACTGGATATTATCCAGAACTTTAAACACAACGAGATCAAACAGTTCTATAAAGACTGGTACCGTCCGAACCTGCAGGGTGTTATTGCAGTAGGTGATTTTAATGTGGCAGAAGTGGAAGCGATGATCAAAGAAAACTTCAGTGCGCTGAAGAACCCGGCCAATCCTAAACCGGTTATCAAGTATGATATGCCTGATAACAAGGACCCGCTGGTGAAGATCGTAACAGACAAGGAATTCCCTTATAATGTGGCGGTTGTAATGATCCGTCATCGCGGCTCTGTAGGTAAAACAACTGCAGAAGTGAAAACCGGTATCATTAATGGCATGATCAATTCCATGGTGGGCAGCCGCATCAACGAACTGAAACAAAAAGGCACAGCGCCTTTCGTGGAAGGTCAATTTTCTTACGGCGCATACCAGGGAGGCCTGATCCCCGGCCTGGAAGCTGCTTCTGTAGTAGCTGTTGCCAAATCCGGCGATGAACTGGCTAAAGCACTTACCGGTATGATGACGGAAGCAGAACGTATGAGCCAGTTCGGCTTTACCGCTTCTGAACTGGACATCGTTAAGAAGAACCTGGAAGCAGGTAATGAAAAGTCTTTCAAAGAGAAAGATAAAACAGCTTCCAACGCTTATGTACAGGCTTATCTCAGCAACTTCCTGCAAGGCAGCCCTATCCCTGACGCTACTTACCGTTATGAAATGGTGAAACGTTTACTGGCTGAGATCACACTGGAAGATGTGAACAAAAAAGCGAAGGAAATGATCAAACCTGAAAACATGATGATCATTGTACAGGCACCTGAAAAAGAGAAAGCAAAATTACCAACAGAAGCACAATTGCTGGCTGCTGTTAAAGAAGCCGGTAAAGGCGTTACTGCTTATGTAGAGAATAAAGTGGATAAGCCACTGCTGGAGAAAAAACCGGTAGCCGGTAAAGTAGTGAGCGAAGAAAAGATCGAAGGGATCGATGTTACTAAACTCACGTTATCCAATGGCGTAAAAGTATACCTGAAGCCTACCACTTTCAAGAACGATCAGATCCTCTTCACTTCCTTTGCACAGGGCGGTACTTCCCTGGCAGACGATAAGGAGTATATGCTCGTAAACTATGCGGGCAACATTCCCTCTGATGGTATCGGTGAATTTGATAACACCCAGTTGAGGAAACTGCTGGCAGGTTCTACCGCCAACGCCGGTGCTTACATCAGTGATCTCTACCAGGGCTTCAGCGGTTCTGCTTCTCCTAAAGACCTGGAAACAGCATTGCAACTGGTGTATGCGAGGGCAACCAATCCCCGTAAAGATCCTGTTGTTTTCAAACAGAACCTGGACGATTATAAAGTGATGCTGCAGAATGCAGATGATAACCCGGAAAGCGTTTATGGCGATACGATCAATGCGGTACTCTCTTCCAACAGCATACGTGAAAAGAAACCAACAGCAGCAGAACTGGATGCTATTTCCCTGGATAAATCCTTTGCTTTCTATAAAGACCGTTTCGCTGATGCCAGCGGACAAACCTTTGTGTTTGTAGGAAACTTTGAAGTGGATAAGATCAAACCTTTACTGGAAACTTATCTGGGAGGTTTACCTGCGGCCAATCGCCCTGAAAAATACATCGACCGTGGTATTAAGCCATTGAGCGGTAAAGTGGAAAGAACTGTAAAGAAAGGTATTGAAGATAAAGCACAGGTGAAACTCTACTTCCACCACGACTACCAGTTTTCACCAGAGAACAACCTGCAGCTGAGTGCATTGAGTGATATCCTGGAGTTTAAAGTGCTGGAGCGTTTACGTGAGAAGGAGAGTGGAGTGTACAGTCCGAATGTAGGTGTTTCCTATGAGAAACTGCCGAGCCCATACTACAACCTCACGATCTCTTTCAGCTGTGCTACTGCCAATGTTGAAAAGCTGATCGCTGCTGCGCTGGATGAAATTGAGAAGATCAAGAAAGAAGGTGCAACTGCGGTAGACGTGGAGAAATTCAAAGCAGAAAGCAAAAGGTCTATGGAAGTGAGCCTGAGAGAGAACAACTTCTGGTTGTCTTACCTCAGTTCTAAATTCCGTAATAACGAAGATCCTTTAAGTGTGCTGAAACAGAATGAACGTCTTGAGCAGGTAACACCTGAGAGCGTTAAAACTGCTGCACAGAAGTACCTGGGTGGCGCTGATTATTTCAGAGCTGTACTGGTGCCTGAGAAATAA